One Methylosarcina fibrata AML-C10 DNA segment encodes these proteins:
- a CDS encoding zinc ribbon domain-containing protein YjdM: protein MSNLPPCPACGAEFTYEDNGIYICPVCANEWTLDATAEDKSDVRIVKDANGNVLEDGDTVTVIKDLKVKGSSLVVKVGTKVKNIRLVEGDHDIDCKIDGIGAMKLKSEFVKKS, encoded by the coding sequence ATGAGCAATCTGCCTCCCTGTCCGGCATGCGGAGCCGAATTCACTTACGAAGACAACGGCATCTACATCTGCCCCGTCTGCGCCAACGAATGGACGCTCGACGCCACCGCCGAAGACAAAAGCGATGTTCGCATCGTCAAGGACGCCAACGGCAATGTGCTGGAAGACGGCGATACCGTCACCGTCATCAAGGACCTCAAGGTCAAAGGCTCGTCCCTGGTGGTCAAAGTCGGCACCAAAGTCAAAAACATCCGCCTCGTCGAAGGCGATCACGACATCGACTGCAAGATCGACGGCATCGGTGCGATGAAGCTGAAATCGGAGTTTGTCAAAAAATCCTGA
- a CDS encoding methyltransferase domain-containing protein has translation MSLMKYDRNFDDLVERFEQRIYETAKGDWRLKLLREDLAPFYRPEPPLTVWDTGCGLAQISLELAAKGHRTTLCDLSGKMLARARQQFGDQGLNAEFHHQAAQTLAPSLPLFDLVLCHALLEWLAQPLPTLQAIAGRVKPGGHLSLLFYNRNAMVYLNVLKGQWRWQNLLNDSYLGKGTKLTPPHPQYPHEVIEQLEHWGFTITVHTGIRVFHDYVARETREQSEVSELFELERRYCRMPTYRDMGRYVHLVAQRMQD, from the coding sequence ATGTCTCTCATGAAATACGACAGAAATTTTGACGATCTGGTCGAACGCTTCGAGCAACGCATTTATGAAACCGCGAAAGGCGATTGGCGGCTGAAGCTGCTGCGGGAAGATCTGGCTCCTTTTTATCGGCCCGAGCCGCCTTTGACGGTTTGGGATACCGGCTGCGGGCTGGCGCAAATCAGCCTGGAATTGGCCGCGAAAGGCCACCGCACGACTCTCTGCGACCTATCCGGAAAAATGCTGGCCCGGGCCAGGCAGCAATTCGGGGATCAGGGTTTGAATGCCGAGTTTCATCATCAGGCCGCCCAGACGCTGGCGCCGAGCCTGCCCTTGTTCGACCTGGTGCTCTGCCATGCCTTGCTGGAATGGCTGGCGCAACCTTTGCCGACTTTGCAAGCCATCGCCGGGCGGGTAAAACCGGGCGGCCATCTGTCGCTGTTGTTCTACAACCGCAATGCGATGGTCTATCTCAACGTGCTGAAAGGGCAATGGCGCTGGCAAAATCTGCTGAACGACAGTTACCTCGGCAAAGGCACCAAACTGACCCCGCCCCACCCTCAATATCCGCACGAAGTGATCGAACAGCTCGAGCACTGGGGCTTTACCATCACCGTTCATACCGGCATCCGCGTTTTTCACGACTATGTCGCAAGAGAAACGAGGGAACAGAGCGAAGTGTCCGAACTCTTCGAGTTGGAACGGCGTTATTGCCGAATGCCAACTTACCGCGACATGGGCCGTTACGTGCACTTGGTCGCGCAACGGATGCAGGATTAA
- a CDS encoding sulfite exporter TauE/SafE family protein codes for MDLAYSLSGFAVGLLVGLTGVGGGSLMTPLLVFLFGFKPAVAVGTDLLFAAITKTGGVWVHHGKHNSVEWKIVGLLALGSLPFALLTLYVLKHLSTAGKEISGVMTYSLGIALILTALALLIRSALLQRAKKLGQIDDDHSTEANAARFKRFHVPATILIGAVLGVLVTLSSVGAGALGTVALLFLYPKMTTVKIVGTDLAHAIPLTAVAGLGHLGLGNVDAVLLGSLLIGSLPGIWIGSHLSAKIPEAVMRPILASVLLLIGLKFVLQ; via the coding sequence ATGGATTTGGCCTATTCGCTTTCAGGCTTCGCTGTGGGACTGCTGGTCGGATTGACCGGCGTGGGCGGGGGATCATTGATGACTCCTTTGCTGGTTTTTCTTTTCGGGTTCAAGCCCGCGGTCGCCGTCGGCACCGACCTGCTGTTTGCCGCCATTACCAAAACCGGCGGCGTCTGGGTCCATCACGGCAAACACAATTCGGTCGAATGGAAAATCGTCGGATTGCTGGCGCTCGGCAGCCTGCCGTTCGCGCTTCTGACCCTTTACGTGCTCAAACATCTGAGCACCGCCGGCAAGGAAATCAGCGGCGTCATGACCTATTCACTCGGCATCGCGCTGATTTTGACCGCCTTGGCCCTGCTAATACGCAGCGCCTTGCTGCAACGGGCGAAAAAATTGGGCCAGATCGACGACGACCACAGCACCGAGGCCAATGCCGCTCGTTTCAAGCGTTTTCACGTACCGGCGACCATTCTGATCGGCGCGGTATTGGGCGTACTGGTAACGTTGTCGTCGGTCGGCGCCGGCGCTCTCGGCACCGTCGCGCTGTTGTTCCTGTATCCTAAAATGACCACGGTAAAAATCGTCGGCACCGACCTGGCTCATGCGATCCCTCTAACCGCCGTAGCCGGACTGGGCCATCTAGGGCTCGGCAACGTCGACGCCGTGTTGCTGGGAAGCTTGTTGATCGGCTCCCTGCCCGGCATCTGGATCGGCAGTCATCTCAGCGCAAAAATTCCGGAAGCGGTGATGCGCCCGATTCTGGCAAGCGTTCTGCTGCTCATCGGCCTCAAGTTCGTGTTGCAATAA
- a CDS encoding efflux transporter outer membrane subunit, producing the protein MQSDLKRFPVVLLCALSTACQSLVEHGRHRDAPPAPEQWAAATPSDAVQNHWLEDFADPLLAATVQSALSNNFDLKAASARIEAARAEMRIAGAGRWPQLALAAGYRRGDPGELDEETGAFEALFNLSWELDVWGRIRAQQEAAGQEAEATLADWQAARLSLAARTAQNYVELAEAREQVKVAEQSMRDRGTLVELLRGRFRRGLTHALDLRLALTDLANAEAQLAEQRNRVQILTRSLEVLLGGYPEGRFKNAETLPPLPHGVPAGLPSELLDRRPDLNAAFARLSAFDNRLESARKALLPRFTLTANGGSISSSLTDWADPRAAAWNFALGLLQPIFTGGRLLGDIDLQQARVEEALNGYKAAALNAFREVEQSLTAEGRLREQEQALREAVRQTDASRKLAVYSYQHGLIEILTLLDSYRSTLNAQSAHLTARRQLLNNRIELYLALGGGF; encoded by the coding sequence ATGCAATCCGATTTGAAACGTTTTCCGGTCGTCCTGCTTTGTGCGCTCTCGACGGCCTGTCAATCCTTGGTCGAACACGGCCGGCACCGCGACGCGCCTCCGGCTCCGGAGCAGTGGGCCGCCGCGACGCCTTCCGATGCCGTCCAGAATCACTGGCTGGAAGATTTTGCCGATCCGCTGCTGGCGGCGACGGTACAGTCGGCGCTGTCGAACAATTTCGATCTCAAGGCGGCCTCTGCCCGAATCGAGGCGGCGCGCGCCGAGATGCGCATAGCAGGAGCGGGGCGCTGGCCGCAACTGGCATTGGCCGCCGGCTACCGCCGAGGCGATCCGGGCGAACTCGACGAGGAAACCGGCGCTTTCGAAGCGTTGTTCAACCTGTCCTGGGAACTGGACGTCTGGGGACGCATCCGCGCGCAACAGGAAGCCGCAGGGCAGGAAGCCGAAGCCACTCTGGCCGACTGGCAAGCCGCCCGGCTGTCGCTGGCGGCGCGCACCGCACAAAACTACGTCGAGCTGGCCGAGGCGCGGGAGCAGGTCAAGGTGGCCGAACAGTCGATGCGCGACCGGGGCACACTGGTCGAACTGTTGCGTGGGCGCTTTCGCCGAGGCCTGACGCATGCTCTGGACCTGCGCCTGGCCCTGACCGATCTGGCCAACGCCGAAGCCCAGCTTGCCGAACAACGCAACCGCGTCCAGATCCTGACCCGGTCACTGGAAGTCCTGCTCGGCGGTTATCCGGAAGGCCGATTCAAAAACGCGGAAACGCTGCCGCCACTGCCTCACGGCGTGCCCGCAGGTCTCCCGTCCGAACTGCTCGATCGCCGCCCCGATCTGAATGCCGCCTTCGCCCGTCTTTCCGCTTTCGATAACCGGCTGGAAAGCGCGCGCAAGGCGCTGCTGCCCCGTTTCACACTGACCGCGAACGGCGGCTCGATCAGTTCGTCCCTGACGGACTGGGCCGATCCGCGCGCCGCCGCCTGGAATTTTGCTCTCGGCCTGCTCCAGCCGATTTTCACCGGAGGCCGCCTGCTCGGCGATATCGACCTACAGCAAGCCCGGGTTGAAGAAGCGCTGAACGGCTATAAAGCGGCGGCACTCAACGCGTTTCGCGAAGTCGAACAGAGCCTGACCGCCGAAGGCCGCTTGCGCGAGCAGGAGCAGGCCCTGCGGGAAGCGGTGCGGCAGACCGACGCCAGCCGCAAACTGGCGGTGTATTCGTATCAGCACGGGCTGATCGAGATTCTGACCTTGCTGGACAGTTACCGCAGCACCCTGAATGCACAAAGCGCACATCTGACCGCGCGCCGGCAATTGCTGAACAACCGGATCGAACTGTATCTGGCGCTGGGCGGCGGCTTTTGA
- a CDS encoding efflux RND transporter periplasmic adaptor subunit gives MKPIKIVLPILLLSASAAASWALIANKPAAAPPAKNRPLPQVTVAMAQPETLRMNVISQGIVKPRTEIDLVSEVAGKVVAIHPAFADGGFFKKGERLIAIDPRDYDYAITRAEALVAEARKELLREAAEAEQAQNEWQALGGGDANDFVLHKPHLAERRAKLAAAKADLAAARLNRSRCDLAAPFAGRVRSKQADVGQYLDSGQIAARIYATDRAEVRLPVPSAELEFLDLPLTYPDAGQTSLGPAVRLSAQFAGRMHNWEGRIVRTEGALDDKTGLLYAVAEIRDPYAYHKDRPPLAAGLFVRAEIAGSERRDLIDIPRAALHSGYQVYVVDKDNRLRQRRVEVLRADTDRIVLGKGLQPGERVLVSGVELPIEGMQVAIQTSSSSSAEPGHGAD, from the coding sequence ATGAAACCGATAAAAATCGTTCTTCCGATTCTGTTACTGTCGGCCTCGGCGGCCGCCTCCTGGGCACTGATCGCGAACAAGCCGGCGGCCGCTCCGCCCGCCAAAAACCGGCCGCTGCCGCAAGTGACCGTCGCCATGGCGCAACCGGAAACTCTGCGCATGAACGTGATTTCACAAGGAATCGTCAAGCCGCGCACCGAAATCGACCTGGTCAGCGAAGTGGCCGGCAAGGTGGTGGCCATCCATCCGGCTTTTGCGGACGGCGGCTTTTTCAAAAAAGGCGAACGCCTGATCGCGATCGATCCGCGCGATTACGACTACGCGATCACGCGGGCCGAAGCCCTGGTCGCCGAGGCGCGCAAGGAACTGCTGCGCGAAGCCGCCGAAGCGGAACAGGCGCAAAACGAATGGCAGGCGCTGGGCGGCGGCGACGCCAACGATTTCGTGCTGCACAAGCCGCATCTGGCCGAACGCAGGGCGAAACTGGCCGCGGCGAAAGCAGATCTGGCGGCGGCGCGCCTCAATCGCAGCCGCTGCGATCTGGCCGCGCCATTCGCCGGCCGCGTACGCAGCAAGCAAGCCGACGTCGGCCAATATCTCGACAGCGGGCAGATCGCCGCTCGCATCTATGCGACCGACCGTGCGGAAGTCCGCCTGCCGGTGCCGAGCGCGGAGCTGGAATTTCTCGATTTGCCGCTGACTTATCCGGATGCGGGTCAGACTTCACTCGGGCCGGCCGTCAGGCTCAGTGCCCAGTTTGCAGGCCGAATGCACAACTGGGAAGGCCGCATCGTGCGCACCGAGGGCGCTCTCGACGACAAGACCGGCCTGTTGTATGCCGTGGCCGAAATCCGCGATCCGTATGCTTACCACAAGGACCGCCCACCGCTCGCGGCCGGCCTGTTCGTGCGGGCGGAAATCGCCGGCAGCGAGCGCCGCGATCTGATCGACATTCCACGTGCGGCGCTGCACAGCGGTTATCAAGTCTATGTCGTCGACAAGGACAATCGCCTGCGCCAGCGCCGCGTCGAAGTGTTGCGCGCCGATACCGACCGGATCGTGCTCGGCAAAGGATTGCAGCCGGGCGAGCGGGTGCTGGTGTCCGGCGTGGAATTGCCGATCGAAGGCATGCAGGTCGCGATTCAGACGTCTTCTTCCTCCTCTGCGGAGCCCGGCCATGGCGCGGATTAA
- a CDS encoding efflux RND transporter permease subunit: MARIKNGRSLLGWFAGNPVAANLLMILIFIGGLNTLEQTDREAYPRFAPERIEVNALYPGAGPAEIQQSVCIPIEEAIHDLEGIKRLNSTATEGKCEVGVQVLQDYPLRDLSSAIRSRVQAIPNLPKEVERIDIDDSGWEYPAISVVLYGDADKLILRRLAEKVRDDLARLDNVRLVRLWNENEFEVAVEIPAERLRQQQLTLDDVAEAVRRESLDLAGGVLKAPTGEFQLRAKSTADTRDKLLALTLRTYPDGTRLTLGDVATVTDGYAEKGFEYYSDGQRSETIAVIARHNLVGAAEQVARYVEDLRPTLPEGIQVKTRRDNARSFSELLDTLTFEGVSGFFLVLLVLWLFLTTQIALWAAVGVMISVFGALWWLPASGVTLNMLSLFGFVLSMGVLVDDAIIVSERIHELQNRGLGALEAAITGVREVAVPVTLGVLIGLIAFLPGLFVPPSWATQFMKPVAIVMILSLAFSLVEALLILPAHLAHETQEETAWPGIARLRAALNGGLSFCNERGYQPFLRWVLDWRYSTVALFAGAVILGLTLVKHDYVKVSLEEDVGYDNFHIHLRPPLGTPFAETRARIGQFVTALKQAEEELNRTQPPGSPSVVEGLDVFIEEVDPTIWVEFSSEARKTFHIRDLIKRWYDHVGDVGDFRPDFHTPTEQDVIDLELEVTGPDPAALAAAVEELKSRIAAYPGVTKIEDSRRPGKPELRLELTPSAERLGLRLRDLALQVRHAYFGDEAQRFIRGRDQIKIMLRTPRSERQDFADLRALAIALPDGGQAPLGELATIGFAPGFGELTRENRRGIVSIQARLDKRQPLTGEQIFKELRESTFETLENRYPGLEISGGAAKEEADLVMAGLKRNTLISLAAIYALIAVSFRSYLQPLLFMLAVPVAWLGALSVHWALGMTMTFQSVVGAVAASGVVVNDSIVLLDYIRQRRADESSLSGLIVEACASRFRPIVLVALTNLAGFFPMLFETSEQAIFLVPMTLSLTFGLLLGTTATLILIPACYAVLQDFGRAAKWLRQRLGSETGQAAPR, encoded by the coding sequence ATGGCGCGGATTAAAAACGGTCGTTCGCTGCTCGGCTGGTTTGCCGGCAATCCGGTCGCGGCCAATCTGTTGATGATTCTGATTTTTATCGGCGGTCTCAACACCCTGGAGCAGACCGACCGGGAAGCCTATCCCCGCTTCGCGCCGGAGCGGATCGAGGTCAATGCGTTGTATCCGGGCGCGGGTCCGGCCGAAATTCAGCAAAGCGTGTGCATTCCGATCGAAGAAGCCATTCACGACCTTGAAGGCATCAAACGCCTGAACAGCACCGCCACCGAAGGCAAATGCGAAGTCGGCGTACAGGTGCTGCAGGACTATCCGCTGCGCGATCTCTCGAGCGCGATCCGTTCCCGGGTGCAGGCGATCCCAAACCTGCCGAAAGAAGTCGAGCGCATCGACATCGACGACTCCGGCTGGGAGTATCCGGCGATTTCGGTGGTTTTGTACGGCGATGCCGACAAGTTAATCTTGCGCCGCCTTGCCGAAAAGGTACGAGACGATCTGGCCAGGCTGGACAATGTGCGTCTGGTCCGGTTATGGAATGAAAACGAGTTCGAGGTCGCGGTCGAGATTCCTGCCGAAAGGCTTCGGCAACAGCAACTGACGCTCGACGACGTGGCCGAGGCAGTGCGCCGCGAATCGCTGGATCTGGCCGGCGGCGTGCTGAAAGCACCGACCGGCGAATTCCAGTTGCGCGCGAAAAGCACCGCCGACACGCGCGACAAGCTGCTGGCGTTGACTTTGCGCACCTACCCCGACGGCACCCGTCTGACCCTGGGCGATGTCGCCACGGTCACCGACGGCTACGCCGAAAAAGGTTTCGAATATTACAGCGACGGCCAACGCTCCGAGACGATCGCGGTGATCGCCCGGCACAATCTGGTCGGCGCCGCTGAACAGGTCGCCCGCTACGTCGAAGACCTGCGCCCTACCCTGCCCGAAGGCATCCAGGTGAAAACCCGGCGCGACAATGCGCGTTCGTTTTCCGAACTGCTCGATACGCTGACCTTCGAAGGCGTCAGCGGTTTCTTTCTGGTGCTGCTGGTGCTATGGCTGTTTTTGACTACCCAGATCGCGCTCTGGGCCGCGGTCGGAGTGATGATTTCGGTGTTCGGCGCGCTCTGGTGGCTGCCGGCCTCCGGCGTGACGCTGAACATGCTGTCGCTGTTCGGCTTCGTGTTGTCGATGGGGGTGCTGGTCGACGATGCGATTATCGTCAGCGAACGGATTCACGAACTGCAAAACCGGGGCCTGGGCGCGCTGGAGGCGGCGATCACGGGCGTCCGGGAAGTCGCTGTGCCGGTAACGCTCGGCGTTCTGATCGGTCTGATCGCGTTTTTGCCGGGCCTGTTCGTGCCGCCGAGCTGGGCGACCCAATTCATGAAACCGGTCGCGATCGTGATGATTCTGTCGCTGGCATTTTCGCTGGTCGAAGCCTTGCTGATCCTGCCGGCGCATCTTGCGCACGAAACCCAAGAAGAAACCGCCTGGCCGGGCATCGCCCGCCTGCGCGCTGCGCTGAACGGCGGCCTGTCGTTCTGCAACGAACGCGGCTACCAGCCTTTTTTGCGGTGGGTGCTGGACTGGCGCTACAGCACGGTGGCGCTGTTCGCCGGAGCGGTGATCCTCGGCCTGACCCTGGTCAAACACGATTACGTCAAGGTGTCGCTCGAAGAGGATGTCGGCTACGACAATTTTCACATCCATCTGCGTCCGCCGCTCGGCACTCCGTTTGCAGAAACCCGCGCCCGCATCGGGCAATTCGTGACGGCGCTGAAACAAGCCGAAGAAGAACTGAACCGCACCCAGCCGCCCGGTTCGCCGAGCGTGGTCGAAGGGCTCGACGTGTTCATCGAAGAAGTCGATCCCACCATCTGGGTCGAGTTTTCGAGCGAAGCGCGCAAAACCTTTCACATCCGTGATCTGATCAAGCGCTGGTACGACCACGTCGGGGACGTCGGCGACTTCCGTCCCGATTTCCATACGCCGACCGAACAGGACGTGATCGATCTCGAACTCGAAGTGACCGGCCCCGATCCCGCTGCCCTGGCGGCAGCGGTCGAAGAACTGAAAAGCCGAATCGCCGCTTATCCCGGCGTGACCAAAATCGAAGATTCGCGGCGTCCCGGCAAGCCCGAGCTGCGCCTCGAGCTGACGCCGTCGGCCGAACGGCTGGGGCTGCGCCTGCGCGATCTGGCCCTGCAGGTGCGCCATGCCTATTTCGGCGACGAAGCGCAGCGTTTCATCCGCGGCCGCGATCAGATCAAGATCATGCTGCGCACGCCACGTTCGGAACGGCAGGATTTCGCCGATCTGCGCGCGCTGGCGATCGCGCTGCCGGACGGCGGCCAGGCGCCGCTCGGCGAATTGGCGACAATCGGCTTTGCGCCCGGCTTCGGCGAACTGACTCGCGAAAACCGACGCGGCATCGTTTCGATCCAGGCGCGCCTGGACAAACGCCAGCCGCTTACCGGCGAACAGATCTTCAAGGAACTCAGGGAAAGCACTTTTGAAACGCTGGAAAACCGTTATCCCGGCCTCGAAATCTCCGGCGGCGCAGCCAAGGAGGAAGCCGATCTGGTGATGGCGGGGCTGAAGCGCAACACGCTGATTTCGCTGGCAGCGATCTATGCACTGATCGCGGTCAGTTTCCGTTCCTATTTGCAGCCCTTGCTGTTCATGCTGGCAGTGCCGGTAGCCTGGCTCGGCGCGCTGTCGGTGCACTGGGCGCTCGGCATGACCATGACCTTTCAATCGGTGGTCGGTGCGGTCGCCGCCAGCGGCGTGGTCGTCAACGACAGCATCGTGCTGCTCGACTACATCCGCCAGCGCCGCGCCGACGAATCGTCCCTGAGCGGATTGATCGTCGAAGCCTGTGCGAGCCGCTTCCGGCCGATCGTGCTGGTGGCCCTGACCAATCTGGCCGGTTTTTTTCCGATGTTGTTCGAGACCAGCGAACAGGCGATCTTTCTGGTGCCGATGACCTTGTCGCTGACCTTCGGCCTGCTGCTCGGAACGACCGCAACGTTGATACTGATACCGGCCTGTTACGCAGTGCTGCAGGATTTCGGCCGCGCGGCAAAGTGGCTGCGGCAACGCCTGGGCTCGGAAACCGGACAAGCGGCGCCGCGGTAG
- a CDS encoding energy transducer TonB, whose amino-acid sequence MQLLNNREVGSSAPAFLYPGGTVAGPLSSRQALLALLIREKRPGYLFGEIVLAVFLLHALALLWLFAPTDPIAQAKPLMMEVSLVASPKQETHPAPPAPPKPPEPPKKKPKKKPVVKKPLAKDAVALPKPQETDAAPVEAPPSPPAPPSPVKTAAPPTETFTQANFQANYGFNPKPEYPRLARNRGWEGKVLLKVQVSAQGLSDSVEVHHSSGHDILDESAVAAVEKWKFIPAMRGSTPVTTSVIVPIIFTLNN is encoded by the coding sequence ATGCAACTCTTAAATAATCGGGAAGTCGGCTCGTCGGCGCCGGCTTTCCTTTATCCGGGCGGAACCGTAGCCGGTCCGTTATCTTCCCGGCAAGCCCTGCTCGCGCTGCTGATCCGGGAAAAGCGCCCAGGTTATCTGTTCGGCGAAATCGTGCTGGCCGTGTTTCTACTGCACGCGCTGGCGCTGCTCTGGCTGTTCGCGCCGACCGATCCGATCGCCCAGGCCAAACCGCTGATGATGGAGGTTTCGCTGGTCGCCTCACCGAAACAAGAGACCCATCCAGCGCCGCCGGCACCGCCCAAACCGCCGGAGCCGCCCAAAAAGAAGCCGAAGAAAAAACCGGTCGTGAAGAAGCCGCTGGCAAAAGATGCGGTGGCCTTGCCCAAACCGCAGGAAACCGACGCGGCTCCGGTGGAAGCGCCTCCGTCGCCGCCGGCACCGCCTTCTCCCGTCAAAACGGCCGCACCGCCGACGGAAACCTTTACCCAAGCGAATTTTCAGGCCAATTACGGCTTCAACCCGAAACCGGAGTATCCGCGCCTGGCGCGCAACCGCGGCTGGGAGGGCAAAGTCCTGCTGAAGGTGCAGGTATCCGCCCAAGGGCTCAGCGACAGCGTCGAGGTCCACCACAGCAGCGGTCACGACATCCTCGACGAGTCGGCAGTCGCCGCGGTCGAGAAATGGAAATTCATTCCGGCGATGCGCGGCAGCACCCCGGTCACCACTTCGGTGATCGTACCGATCATTTTTACGTTGAACAATTGA
- a CDS encoding MotA/TolQ/ExbB proton channel family protein — translation MPYHIPPTAIVDGTLYTLLAFSIATWSLIVFKIWQFARNGIHNRRFNSAFWNASDIGAAESLPVLTARGPQARIARRGFGWLSEMRATSAQALKFRGSPEELLGHALRLQTQEEQRALESGLTLLASIGSTAPFVGLFGTVLGIMHALHEISRSGSASLDVVAGPIGDALIATAVGIAVAVPAVLAYNFFGRRAKQHRQALDNFAGSFLHLVFNVDGARE, via the coding sequence ATGCCTTATCACATTCCCCCCACCGCCATCGTCGACGGCACCCTTTACACCTTGCTGGCGTTTTCGATCGCGACCTGGTCGCTGATCGTGTTCAAAATCTGGCAGTTCGCCCGCAACGGCATCCATAACCGGCGCTTCAACAGCGCCTTCTGGAATGCGTCCGACATCGGCGCCGCCGAATCCCTGCCCGTTCTGACCGCGCGTGGGCCCCAGGCGCGGATCGCCCGGCGCGGCTTCGGCTGGCTGAGCGAAATGCGCGCCACTTCCGCTCAAGCCCTGAAATTCCGGGGTTCGCCGGAAGAGTTGCTCGGTCATGCCTTGCGCCTGCAAACGCAGGAAGAGCAGCGCGCCCTCGAAAGCGGACTGACCCTGCTCGCCAGCATCGGCAGCACCGCCCCATTCGTCGGACTGTTCGGCACCGTGCTCGGCATCATGCACGCGTTGCACGAAATCAGCCGGAGCGGCTCGGCCAGCCTGGACGTCGTCGCCGGCCCCATCGGCGACGCGTTGATCGCGACCGCCGTCGGCATTGCCGTCGCGGTGCCGGCGGTGCTTGCCTACAACTTTTTCGGCCGCCGCGCCAAACAACACCGGCAGGCGCTGGACAATTTCGCCGGCAGCTTTCTGCACCTGGTCTTCAACGTCGACGGCGCTCGGGAGTAA
- a CDS encoding ExbD/TolR family protein, with product MAFNTQSSEEQDAISDINVTPLVDVMLVLVIILLVTAPLLTQSVKVNLPKTAETTPDVKDQPLQLGIDAQGQVTLNKKPLVDLVALEAELTVELQNNPEAAVHLYADQGVLYSKVAEVMASAQHAGITKLAFVTVEQ from the coding sequence ATGGCTTTCAATACGCAATCCTCCGAAGAACAGGACGCGATCAGCGACATCAACGTCACCCCGCTGGTCGACGTGATGCTGGTGCTGGTGATCATCCTGCTGGTCACCGCGCCGCTTCTGACTCAGTCGGTCAAGGTCAATCTGCCGAAAACGGCGGAGACGACGCCGGACGTGAAAGACCAGCCGCTGCAGCTCGGCATCGATGCGCAGGGCCAGGTCACGCTAAATAAAAAACCGCTTGTGGATCTCGTCGCGCTGGAGGCCGAACTGACCGTAGAGCTCCAGAACAATCCGGAAGCGGCGGTACATCTCTACGCCGACCAGGGCGTCCTCTATTCAAAGGTAGCGGAAGTGATGGCTTCCGCCCAGCACGCCGGCATTACCAAGCTGGCATTCGTGACGGTGGAACAGTAG
- a CDS encoding RNA polymerase sigma factor, which yields MTLKELLDQLFRSHHQELLRFAGQRAGDAAEDLVQLSFLRLLQHPDIDTIANHRAYLYKLTANAVIDHHRKLAVRAHHHADLDEIDEVPSFASCPEAVLHHRQMLERCLQALDALPPLPRTIFLLHRFDGLTYPQIAKLLGLSRSSVERHFYTALEHCFAASLAQVPSSM from the coding sequence ATGACCCTGAAAGAACTTCTCGACCAATTGTTTCGCAGCCACCATCAAGAATTGCTCCGCTTTGCCGGCCAGAGGGCCGGCGACGCGGCGGAAGATTTGGTGCAACTTTCGTTTTTGCGCCTGCTGCAACATCCGGACATCGACACGATTGCCAACCACCGGGCCTATCTCTACAAACTGACCGCGAATGCGGTGATTGATCATCACCGCAAATTAGCCGTGCGCGCGCATCACCATGCCGATCTTGACGAGATTGACGAAGTCCCTTCGTTCGCGTCCTGCCCGGAAGCCGTGCTGCATCATCGGCAGATGCTCGAGCGCTGCCTACAGGCCCTGGACGCGCTGCCGCCGTTGCCGCGCACGATTTTTTTATTGCACCGCTTCGACGGTTTGACTTATCCTCAGATTGCCAAATTGTTGGGCCTTTCGCGCAGCAGCGTCGAGCGGCATTTTTATACGGCATTGGAGCATTGCTTCGCCGCCTCGCTCGCCCAAGTTCCATCGAGTATGTAA